In Vibrio bathopelagicus, one DNA window encodes the following:
- a CDS encoding outer membrane beta-barrel protein, producing the protein MRPLIVTAIVLSLTSFSCLASKGSNYLYTGYQNTRVSDDGFQDYFGGAYNNSGSKQLYGGYFGGNYALNDAFFLGFDSSATTRSSTTLSDLSIHLGLYHSVSQQVELYASGGVNWVRPERRSSCRNDTIWDPCDRETNKNYDEGFIGEAGAVISINERWSLQPFYSYTDTYEHGLNSLGVVSSVEVTSWLAIDAGYDHTYSKNLRQNTIRVGARFSF; encoded by the coding sequence ATGCGTCCCCTTATTGTTACCGCCATTGTTTTGAGCTTAACGAGCTTCTCCTGCTTAGCGTCAAAAGGCTCTAATTATCTCTATACGGGCTATCAGAATACGAGAGTCAGTGATGACGGTTTCCAAGATTACTTTGGCGGAGCCTACAACAATTCAGGAAGTAAGCAACTTTACGGTGGTTATTTCGGTGGAAACTATGCATTAAACGATGCTTTTTTCTTAGGTTTTGATTCGTCCGCGACGACACGCTCTTCAACGACATTGTCTGACCTATCTATTCACTTAGGTCTTTACCACTCAGTCAGCCAACAAGTTGAATTGTATGCCTCTGGTGGTGTGAATTGGGTAAGACCGGAAAGACGCTCTTCGTGCCGTAATGACACCATTTGGGATCCGTGTGATCGCGAGACCAATAAAAATTACGATGAGGGTTTTATTGGTGAAGCTGGCGCTGTGATTTCTATTAACGAACGTTGGTCGCTACAACCGTTTTACAGTTATACAGATACCTATGAACATGGTTTAAATAGCTTGGGGGTTGTTAGCTCAGTTGAGGTGACCTCATGGCTCGCTATCGATGCAGGGTATGATCATACGTATAGCAAGAACTTAAGACAGAATACGATTCGAGTGGGAGCGCGGTTTTCGTTCTAA
- a CDS encoding Lrp/AsnC family transcriptional regulator: protein MEIDRIDRSILVELQKNNRIPNLTLAELVGLSPPACLKRVKRLREEGVIVGDVSIINPELTGNKMTLLVSVEMERDRADIYQIFRGSIVKAPEVTQCYQISGSYDFMLIVTVKDIQAYENFVERVLRKDLNIRKFHTSISMRTVKFSTAVNLE, encoded by the coding sequence ATGGAAATTGACCGCATTGATAGAAGTATTCTCGTGGAGCTTCAAAAGAATAATCGAATTCCCAATCTGACACTGGCTGAGCTTGTCGGGTTGTCGCCTCCAGCTTGTTTAAAGCGAGTGAAACGCCTGAGGGAAGAGGGGGTGATTGTCGGTGACGTATCCATCATTAACCCCGAACTGACCGGTAACAAGATGACTTTACTGGTGTCTGTGGAGATGGAGCGTGATCGGGCGGACATTTATCAGATATTCCGCGGATCTATTGTCAAAGCTCCAGAGGTGACTCAGTGTTACCAAATCTCAGGCAGCTATGACTTCATGCTGATTGTTACGGTTAAAGACATCCAAGCGTATGAAAACTTTGTTGAGCGAGTGCTTCGTAAAGACTTAAACATTCGTAAGTTCCACACTTCAATTTCGATGCGAACAGTAAAATTCAGTACTGCTGTTAACTTGGAATGA
- a CDS encoding methyl-accepting chemotaxis protein, whose amino-acid sequence MNVSSASLTRETLLNESEQLVSTTDLKGVITYSNDAFCRIAEYSQQELQGQHHNIVRHSDMPKAAFADMWVNLKQGKAWRGIVKNKTKSGGFYWVDAYVTPIYDNGKVSGYQSVRVKPKNEWVQIADKAYQGLLKAEKSGRQWSLQISDSVRYAVLLGSLAAPLVSNLVEVGQVSQWLLSLLPVSALALLFRQELIDTPLQLKKLQSKFDSVSRLVYSGNSKFSIADFHLKLLSARIKTVLGRMTDSAKPLQDLADNLNATSYQVSDALDQQTKDILQVREATEEVEVTANEVSSRTEEAHQIVDVTLQTCAGAKESINQTHRNLESLASQAEKATHTTYQLSDQAQSVSKIMEEIGGIAEQTNLLALNAAIEAARAGEQGRGFAVVADEVRALSGRTSKATVQIKESIDTMLTTIEGWQKDILANREQTDACGDVAKVSAERLSEVETLMQSMNELMQSVESSAHKQRQLSSDVNLHMQSIASTAEQNLVATHSVKDHSKELKEQVNEFYQLAKRFEEK is encoded by the coding sequence ATGAACGTCAGCTCAGCTTCTCTAACACGTGAAACGCTTTTAAACGAAAGCGAACAGCTTGTATCAACCACCGATCTCAAAGGCGTGATTACTTACAGTAATGATGCTTTTTGCCGTATTGCAGAATACAGCCAGCAAGAGTTGCAAGGGCAACACCACAATATTGTCAGGCATTCTGATATGCCCAAAGCCGCGTTTGCGGATATGTGGGTTAACCTCAAGCAAGGTAAAGCGTGGCGTGGAATTGTAAAAAACAAAACGAAGTCCGGTGGCTTTTATTGGGTCGACGCCTATGTCACGCCAATTTACGATAATGGTAAGGTGAGTGGCTATCAGTCTGTTCGTGTTAAACCCAAAAATGAATGGGTGCAGATCGCAGATAAAGCTTACCAAGGCTTATTGAAGGCTGAAAAGTCGGGGCGTCAATGGTCGCTACAGATCAGTGACAGTGTTCGCTATGCCGTGTTGTTGGGTTCTTTGGCCGCGCCTCTGGTTTCAAACCTAGTCGAAGTAGGGCAAGTGTCGCAATGGCTTCTGAGCTTGCTTCCAGTTTCTGCATTGGCACTCTTATTCAGACAAGAGCTTATTGATACGCCTTTGCAGCTTAAAAAATTGCAGTCGAAATTCGACAGTGTGAGTCGTCTTGTCTACTCAGGGAATAGTAAGTTCTCTATCGCCGATTTCCATTTAAAGCTGTTGTCTGCGCGAATCAAAACAGTGTTAGGCCGTATGACTGATTCAGCCAAGCCGTTACAAGATTTAGCCGACAATCTTAACGCGACGTCTTACCAAGTTTCAGATGCCTTAGATCAACAGACGAAGGACATACTTCAAGTCCGTGAAGCAACGGAAGAAGTGGAGGTGACAGCGAATGAAGTGTCATCTCGTACTGAAGAAGCCCATCAAATTGTCGATGTTACCCTGCAAACTTGTGCGGGCGCGAAAGAGAGTATTAACCAAACACATCGCAACCTCGAAAGCTTGGCTTCACAGGCCGAGAAAGCAACGCACACGACTTACCAACTGAGCGACCAAGCGCAAAGTGTCAGCAAGATAATGGAAGAGATCGGTGGCATTGCCGAGCAAACAAACCTTTTAGCCTTGAACGCAGCGATTGAAGCGGCGAGAGCGGGTGAGCAAGGACGTGGCTTTGCGGTGGTTGCTGATGAAGTGCGTGCGTTATCCGGTCGCACATCTAAGGCGACGGTTCAAATCAAAGAGAGCATTGATACTATGCTGACGACGATTGAAGGTTGGCAGAAAGATATTTTGGCTAACAGAGAGCAAACGGACGCTTGTGGTGATGTGGCAAAAGTGAGTGCTGAACGATTGTCTGAAGTTGAAACCTTAATGCAATCGATGAACGAGTTAATGCAGTCGGTTGAAAGTTCTGCGCATAAGCAACGTCAGTTATCGAGTGATGTAAACCTTCATATGCAGTCTATCGCGTCAACCGCTGAGCAAAATCTAGTGGCGACACATTCAGTCAAAGATCATTCGAAGGAGCTCAAAGAGCAAGTGAATGAATTCTATCAATTGGCGAAGCGCTTCGAAGAAAAATAG